Genomic window (Caldinitratiruptor microaerophilus):
TGTGCAGGGGAGTCCGGGGCCGGTCTGCGCTCCGCCCGCCGGTGCGACCCGCCCGGAAGCGGCCGAGGCGAGCCCCGATCGCCGCCAGGACCCGGGCGGCACCACGCGCCGCGGACCGGCGGCGAAGAAGCGGCGGGTCGCCGGAAGGATCGCCCGCGCCCGGAGGCCCGACGGCGCCGGGCGGCTCCGCGCCGGGCACCGCCGTCCGGCGCAACCGCTCGAGGTCGGCCAGGCGCCGGCGGACGGGGTCTCCCTCCTCCGGGCCGAGGATAAGGGCGGTCGCCAGGGCCGTGAGGGCGAAGATGAGGGCAGGCCAGAGCACGGCTCAACCCTCCAGGAAGATCTCGGGCGGCAGCTCCCGGCCGGCCGCCACCAGGCGTTCGTAACAGCGCGGGCGGATGCCGGTGGCGACGTGCCGTCCCACCACCCGCTCCCCGTCCATGCCTTCCTGCCGGTAGACGAAGAGGTCCTGGAGGACGATGACGTCGCCCTCCATGCCCTGCACCTCGGTGATGTGGGTGATGCGGCGGGTCCCGTCGCGGAGGCGGGCGCAGTGGACGATGAGGTCGACCGCCGAGGCGATCTGCTCCCGGATCGCCCGCACGGGCAGGTCGACGCCGGCCATCAGGACCATGGTCTCGAGGCGGCTGAGCATGTCCCGTGGGCTGTTGGCGTGCCCGGTGGTGAGGGACCCGTCGTGACCGGTGTTCATCGCCTGGAGCATGTCGAGGGCCTCACCGCCCCGGCACTCCCCGACGACGATCCGGTCCGGCCGCATCCGCAGGGCGTTCCGGACGAGGGCCCGGATGCTGACCTCGCCCTGCCCCTCGATGTTGGCAGGGCGGGCCTCCAGGGAGACCACGTGCTCCTGCCGGAGCTGCAGCTCGGCGGCGTCCTCGATGGTGATGATCCGCTCGTCCGGAGGGATGAACGACGACAGGGCATTCAGCACGGTGGTCTTCCCGGCACCGGTCCCGCCCGAGACCACGATGTTGAGCCGCGCCGCCACGCACGCCTCCAGGAACTTGGCCATGGCGGGGGTCAGCGTTCCCCACTCGACCATCTTCTCGATGGTGATGGGGGTCCGGGCGAACTTCCGGATGGTGACGGTCGGACCGTTCAGGGCGAGCGGCGGGATGATGGCGTTGACCCGGGAGCCGTCCGGGAGGCGGGCGTCGACCATCGGAGAGGCCTCGTCGATGCGCCGCCCCAGCGGCGCCACGATGCGCTCGACGATCAGCAGCACGTGGGCGTCGTCGTCGAAGCGCACGTCGGTGCGCTCGATGCGCCCGTGCCGCTCCACGTAGACCGTGTCCGGGCCGTTCACCATGATCTCGCTGACCTCGGGGTCGTCGAGGAGCGGCTGGAGGGGCCCGTAGCCCATGAGGTCGTCGTAGAGCGTCCGGGCGACCGCCTCGCGCTCGAGGGGGGAGACGGACTCCTCGTCCTCCAGCGCCTGCTGGATGAGCGCCAGCGCTCGCTCCCGCTCCGCGGCGCCCGCATCGGGCGTCCCGCGGGCCCGGCCAGTCGCGGGGACCTGGCCGTCCAGCGTGCGCGCCAGCTTCTCCTGGACGCGCTGCCTGAGCGCCGGATCGACCGGCCGCCGGCGGTACGGGGCCGGCGACCGCGGGGGCGCGGCGGGGCGCGCCGGGGCCGCGGCGGCGGCGCCGTCGGGCACGGGCGGGCTGCCGTGGCCCCCGGCCGGCCGGAGGCGCCCGCCCCGGTCGGCCGCAGGCGACGAGGAGACCGGGGCCGAGGCCGGAGGCTGGGCGGAAACCGCCGGAGAGTCCGCCGCCGGAGCAGGCGGGGGCGCCGGAACAGGCGAGGGTGCCAGGGCGAGGCCGGTGCGCAGGGCCGGGTCTTCCATCCTGGTCTGGAGGCGCTTGTACAGGCTCAACGGGGCTCACCTCCCCAGGCCGAGGCCGAAGAGGCCGAGCATCCTTCGCCCGAGGCCGGGACCTCGATCCGCCGCAGGTCCAGCCGGCACGGGCGAGGCGTGGGCCGCAGACGCCATGACACCGTCCGCTGCGCCGGCGATCAGCCGGTGGGCCAGCGCCGAGATCGCCTCCGAGAGGGCCACGCGTGCCCGGCGGGTGACCAGGAGCTGGCCGGCGTTGGCCGACCACGACGCCGAGGCCGGGTCCCAGGGCAGCTCGTGGGCGACGGGATACTGGAGGCTGCGCTCGATGTCCTCGCGCCGCGGGGCTTCAGCGCTGCCGGTCATGTTCAGGACGAGGTCGACGCGCTCGCGCGGGTAGCCCAGGCGCCCCACCAGGATCTCGAGCAGCCGCGCCGTGTTCTGCAGGGCCGGGATCTCGGGCACGGAGACCACCACGATTCGGTCCGAGAGGTCCAGCGCGGTCAGCACGCCCTCCCTCAGCCCCCGCCCGGTGTCCACCACCACGTAGTCGTGCTCCCGCCGGAGCGCCTCCAGCGCCTCCGCCACGTAGTTGCGGCCGGGTTCGGCACGCCCCTCACCGTCGACCTCGGCGGCCTGGTGGGGGTACGGCGGCGCGGCCAGGAGGCCCAGCCCGGGAATCCCTCCCCGGGTGAGGGCCCGCCGCAGGTGCTCGGGGGTGAGGGGTTCTTCCACGCGGCACACGTCCAGCCACGTGGCGGCCGCCCGGACCCCCAGGAGGCTGTGAAGCACGCCGAACTCGAGGTCGAGGTCGACTGCAGCCACCGGCAGCCGGGTCTTGAGCGCCAGGGAGGCCGCCAGGTTGCAGGCGAGGAGGCTCTTCCCCACCCCGCCCCGGGCACTCACGAGCGTGACCACCTGGCCCCGCGGGCGCTGGGGACCGGGCTGCGGATCGGCCCTGGTCCGGCCGGCGGCCCGCCGCGCAGCGCTCACCAGCTCCTCGTACGTGAAGGGCTTGATCAGGTAGTCCCGGGCGCCCGCCTGCATCGCCCTGCGGAGGTACTCCGGCTCACCCTGGACGGAGATGATGACCACGCCGGCTCCGACGCCCGAGGCCGTGATGGCCGCAGTGGCCGCGATGCCGTCCAGCACTGGCATGTTCACGTCCATCAGGACGACGTCCGGCCGGAGGTTCCGGGTGAGCTCCACGGCCGTCTGGCCGTCGGCGGCCTCCCCGAGGACGACGAAGCCCTCGTCGAGGCCGAGCATCGCCCGGATCGACTGGCGAACCTGCTCGGAATCGTCCGCGATGATCACCCCGAGCCGATCGGCCACGGCCGCTACCTCCCCAGACCGTAACGGGTGTCGTCCAGGATGACCGGAGGCACGTCGGCCTCGGCCACCGCCGGGCGCAGCACGAGCTTCAGGTGGCCCACCGCCTCGGCCAGGGCGACCTCCACGGCCTCGGCCGGGGTGAGGGCCAGCGTGTAGGAGGTCAGCCGCGCGGACTCGGACGCCCTGGGCGTGTCGTCCCCCGGCTTCGCCGCAGGGGCGGGGCCACGGGCCAGAACCGTGACCCCCTGCAGGAGAAGCCGCGCCTGGGCGGTGCGCGGGCGGCCGGCAGTCTCACCCTGGCCGGAGCCGGCGCCGCCCCCGGGCTCCGAGAGGACCAGGATGAGGTCGACCTGGTCACCGGGCTGAGGGTAGCCGCCCGCCCCGGACGTCTCGTTCACCGCCACCGTGACGGCCCGCCGGCCGGCCGGGATGCGGAAGGGCAGCGCCGCCCGGGCGGGGTCGGCGAGGTGGCTCTGCAGGAGGATCGCACCGGCGGGCACGTCCGTCTGCGCGATCCGGCCACGGATCGCGTCGGGTCCGGAGACCGCCCCGGCGGCGAGATCCCTGGGCGCCTGCCGGACCTCGAACTGGTCCGCGGTGAGGGGGGTGCGGGCCGGGACGGCGGTCCGGGCGACGAGCACGGGCACCATCTCGACGGCGGCCCCGGCGGCCCTCCGGCCGACCGCCGCGTAGGCCACGCTGGCCGCCACCAGGCCGGCGAGGGTCGGGATGAGGAAAAGGCGCGCCCACCTGCCGGACAAGCCAGCCACCTCCTACTTCACGAGACGCACCACGTGGGCGCCGTAGTCCGGGGCGCTGTCGCTGCCCTCGCCGGTCGTGACGAAGCGCAGGAATCGCCCCGTGACGCTGGCGCCGTCCACTGCTTCCAGGAAGAACACGCCGAAGGCCACCACCGTGACCTCGCCGCGGCCGTTCGGAAAGGCGCTCACGATCGGCACCGTGACCAGACGCGCCGAGCCGGGGCGCACCGTGCGGAACGTCGCGTCCGGGTCCGCCTGGATCCGGGCCTCCACGGCCCGGCGGGTGGGCCCGGACATCACGCCGGGCTCGGTCTCGACCACGTCGCCGACCCGCACCCACCCCCGGAAACCTTCCCGGAGGTGCTCCTCGTACCGGCTGGCCCCTCGCCCCTCGAAGGCCAGGGCGCGGAAGTTGCCCGGGCTGATGGCCCCGGTTCCGGCGTCTCCCTTCAGGGTCACCTGCTCCCCGTAGGTGTACGTGGCCTCGGGGACCCCCAGGGGCACCGCCCCGCGGGCACCCGAGAGAACCTGCCGGGCGGCGACGGCCTCGGCCGGGACGGTCACCCGGAGGTACCCGAGCACCGGCGCCAGGTACAGGGGTTCGTCCGCCTGCAGGGCGACCCGAAGGCGGGAGCGCGCTGCATCCACCTCGATCGCCGCGCCGGCCGCCGGAACGCCGTTCGCCTCCAGGTACCGGGCGGCCGTCTGGACCGCCCCGTCCGGGTCGTCCGGCAGAAACGGGGCGCCGGCGAGGGCGGCGGCGTCCGCCACGGCGCTCAGCCGGGCGCGGGTCACGTACAGCCGGCCCGCGTCCACCACCAGCGCGGCCAGGCCGGCCAGCGCCGCCAGGCCGGCGGCGACCAGGACCGCCACGCTGCCGCGCTCGCCCCGAGACCGGCGGGACTCACTCCACACGGGATACCAGCCGGACACGGAGGGTCGCCTCGCTTCCCATGACGTTCTCGATGAAGGGCGTCACCGGACGGAAGGGGTACCCCAGTTCGATCGTCAGCTCCGCGCCGGGGAAGCGCTCCGCCTCCGGGGGGGCGATGGAGATGGTGAGTTGCCTGGCGTCGACGGCGGCCGCCGACTCCTGGATCCTCTCGACGATCTCGCCGTCCGTCGCCCCGGTGATGCCCAGGCGCACCCCCTCCCGGGCCGCGTGCTGGAGGGACAGGTACGCCGCACCGAGGCGGCCGAAGTCGACCATCCCGAGCAGGAGCAGCAGGAGGATCGGCAGCACGAGCGCCAGCTCGACCACGGACTGGCCGCGCTGGCCCCGCAAGGACCCTAACCGCACGGCCGCCCCACCTCCGGAGATCCTGCAAACGAGGCCCGAGGTCGGGCCTCGGGCCTCGCGCAGGTGGGTATCCGCTTCGCGTCCCGCCCCCGTGGGGGTGCCGGGGGCGTGGCGTCCCCGGTTGGGGGCGCCGGGCTAGCTGCTACTGGGAGGCGGGTTCGCCACGCCATTCAGCGTCTCGGCGATCTTCTTGAAGATCTTGTCCAGGCTGCCGGTCATCGTGCCCAGGACACCAATCAGTACGACAGCTACGAGCGCCAGGATCAGCCCGTACTCCACCATGCCCTGGCCGTGCTCCTCCCGGAGCCGTGCCCACAGGTTCCTCGCCCGCACGTACAGAGCCAGCATGTCCTCTACCCTCCTTCCCTCCGGGTCGGGCAGAAAGACTCCCGTCCGTCGGGCCGACGGGAGCCTGGCCGCCCTTCCTCCCGGGGGGAAAGGGGATGGGCCGGCACGGTCCCGTTCGGCAGCCCGGCTGCCATGGGCGCCACCCCGGGGGGAAGGGTGGCAGCCTGTAGGCCCGTGGCTTTGCGCCCGCCGCTTTCGCGGCGTTTGCCTTTTCGTGGGAGCAACCGGTAGCCTTCCTGCCGGCGCCCATGGCGCCTGCCCTCGGCGACTCCATGGTAGCAGGAGCACCGTGGCAGGCGCATGAGTCCGCGGTCTCATTTTTCCGCTGATACCGGAGTCCCGGCACGCCGGGACCCCGGTCCCACCTTCCGGGACCGGGGTCCCATCCCCGCCGCCGGCGAATCCGGCCGTCCGGCCGGGGCCCGGCGCACTCAGGGGTTCGCTGCCGCACCTCCGGTGTCTCCTCCCGGGGAGCCCCCGATGCCGTCGCCGCCCCGGCGCTGTCCCGGGTCGGGAACCAGGCCGGACCGGATCGCCCAGAGCGCCGCCTGCGTGCGGTCGGAGACGCCCAGCTTCTCGAAGATGTGGGTCAGGTGGTTCTTGATGGTCTTCTGGCTCAGCCAGAGGGCCTGGGCGATCTCCCGGTTCGTCGCCCCCTGGCTCACGAGCCGAAGCACCTCCCGCTCCCGCTCGGTGAGGAGCGTTCGCCCCATCGGGGAGGGCTCCCGCCCCAGGGCGAGCTCGCGCAGCACCTCGCCGGCCAGGGTGGGGTGCATGTACGATCGCCCGGTCGCCGCGTGGCGGATCGCGGTGATCAGGCTCTGGGAATCCGCGTCCTTCACGAGGTACGCGTGGGCGCCCGCGCGGATCGCCCGGAGGAGGTACTCCTGGTCCTCGTGCATCGTGAGGATGACGATGCCGAGATGGCGCGCGCGGGAGCGCAGGCGGCTGATCACCTGCAGACCGCCGCCAGGCATCGAGATGTCCAGGGTGACCACGTCCGGGTCGAGCTCGAGGCAGAGGGAGACGGCCTCGGCGGCCGTGCTCGCCTCGCCGACGACCGTGAAACCCGGTTCAAGTTCGAGCACCCGGCGCAGCCCCTGACGGAACAGCGTGTGGTCGTCCGCGATCAGGATCCGCACGGGGTCCGCCACCGTCTCACCCCCGTCCCTTTCTTGCACCGGCCCTACGCGTCCGAGGCCGGCAGAACCGGCACCACGAACTGGAGGCGGGTGCCCTGACCGGGCTGCGACTCCACCTCGAGCCACCCCCCCAGCACCCGGGCCCGCTCCGCCATCCCCGCGAGCCCGAAGCTCCCCTCGCGCCGCCCTTGCAGCGCCGGGTCGAATCCCACCCCGTTGTCCTGGACCGTGGCCCGCAACTCGCCCTGGCGCACCTCCACTGTCACCTGGGCCCGCGATGCCCCGGAATGCCGGGCCACGTTGGTGAGCGCCTCCTGGACGGAGCGGAAGACGGCGATCTCGAGCGCCGGGTCGAACCGGCGGTCGGCGCCGAAGCTGGCCAGGTC
Coding sequences:
- a CDS encoding pilus assembly protein TadG-related protein → MSGWYPVWSESRRSRGERGSVAVLVAAGLAALAGLAALVVDAGRLYVTRARLSAVADAAALAGAPFLPDDPDGAVQTAARYLEANGVPAAGAAIEVDAARSRLRVALQADEPLYLAPVLGYLRVTVPAEAVAARQVLSGARGAVPLGVPEATYTYGEQVTLKGDAGTGAISPGNFRALAFEGRGASRYEEHLREGFRGWVRVGDVVETEPGVMSGPTRRAVEARIQADPDATFRTVRPGSARLVTVPIVSAFPNGRGEVTVVAFGVFFLEAVDGASVTGRFLRFVTTGEGSDSAPDYGAHVVRLVK
- a CDS encoding response regulator is translated as MADRLGVIIADDSEQVRQSIRAMLGLDEGFVVLGEAADGQTAVELTRNLRPDVVLMDVNMPVLDGIAATAAITASGVGAGVVIISVQGEPEYLRRAMQAGARDYLIKPFTYEELVSAARRAAGRTRADPQPGPQRPRGQVVTLVSARGGVGKSLLACNLAASLALKTRLPVAAVDLDLEFGVLHSLLGVRAAATWLDVCRVEEPLTPEHLRRALTRGGIPGLGLLAAPPYPHQAAEVDGEGRAEPGRNYVAEALEALRREHDYVVVDTGRGLREGVLTALDLSDRIVVVSVPEIPALQNTARLLEILVGRLGYPRERVDLVLNMTGSAEAPRREDIERSLQYPVAHELPWDPASASWSANAGQLLVTRRARVALSEAISALAHRLIAGAADGVMASAAHASPVPAGPAADRGPGLGRRMLGLFGLGLGR
- a CDS encoding Flp family type IVb pilin is translated as MLALYVRARNLWARLREEHGQGMVEYGLILALVAVVLIGVLGTMTGSLDKIFKKIAETLNGVANPPPSSS
- the cpaB gene encoding Flp pilus assembly protein CpaB; amino-acid sequence: MSGRWARLFLIPTLAGLVAASVAYAAVGRRAAGAAVEMVPVLVARTAVPARTPLTADQFEVRQAPRDLAAGAVSGPDAIRGRIAQTDVPAGAILLQSHLADPARAALPFRIPAGRRAVTVAVNETSGAGGYPQPGDQVDLILVLSEPGGGAGSGQGETAGRPRTAQARLLLQGVTVLARGPAPAAKPGDDTPRASESARLTSYTLALTPAEAVEVALAEAVGHLKLVLRPAVAEADVPPVILDDTRYGLGR
- a CDS encoding TadE/TadG family type IV pilus assembly protein; protein product: MRLGSLRGQRGQSVVELALVLPILLLLLLGMVDFGRLGAAYLSLQHAAREGVRLGITGATDGEIVERIQESAAAVDARQLTISIAPPEAERFPGAELTIELGYPFRPVTPFIENVMGSEATLRVRLVSRVE
- a CDS encoding response regulator, yielding MADPVRILIADDHTLFRQGLRRVLELEPGFTVVGEASTAAEAVSLCLELDPDVVTLDISMPGGGLQVISRLRSRARHLGIVILTMHEDQEYLLRAIRAGAHAYLVKDADSQSLITAIRHAATGRSYMHPTLAGEVLRELALGREPSPMGRTLLTEREREVLRLVSQGATNREIAQALWLSQKTIKNHLTHIFEKLGVSDRTQAALWAIRSGLVPDPGQRRGGDGIGGSPGGDTGGAAANP
- a CDS encoding CpaF family protein, which encodes MSLYKRLQTRMEDPALRTGLALAPSPVPAPPPAPAADSPAVSAQPPASAPVSSSPAADRGGRLRPAGGHGSPPVPDGAAAAAPARPAAPPRSPAPYRRRPVDPALRQRVQEKLARTLDGQVPATGRARGTPDAGAAERERALALIQQALEDEESVSPLEREAVARTLYDDLMGYGPLQPLLDDPEVSEIMVNGPDTVYVERHGRIERTDVRFDDDAHVLLIVERIVAPLGRRIDEASPMVDARLPDGSRVNAIIPPLALNGPTVTIRKFARTPITIEKMVEWGTLTPAMAKFLEACVAARLNIVVSGGTGAGKTTVLNALSSFIPPDERIITIEDAAELQLRQEHVVSLEARPANIEGQGEVSIRALVRNALRMRPDRIVVGECRGGEALDMLQAMNTGHDGSLTTGHANSPRDMLSRLETMVLMAGVDLPVRAIREQIASAVDLIVHCARLRDGTRRITHITEVQGMEGDVIVLQDLFVYRQEGMDGERVVGRHVATGIRPRCYERLVAAGRELPPEIFLEG